A single Pseudomonas putida DNA region contains:
- the tldD gene encoding metalloprotease TldD: MSQMLSTVSEQLLAPGGLTLDSLQSVLGELAGPGIDAADLYFQGQISETWALEDGIVKEGSFNLDQGVGVRAQSGEKTGFAYSNAINLEALTSAARAARSISRAGQNGTVQAFRSQDVTALYAPDNPLDVLSRAEKVELLKRVDAATRALDPRIQQVSVSMAGVWERILIAAADGSLAADVRPLVRFNVSVIVEQNGRRERGGQGGGGRTDYRFFTEERVMGYAREALRQALVNLEAIPAPAGTLPVVLGSGWSGVLLHEAVGHGLEGDFNRKGSSAFSGRIGQKVASSLCTIVDDGTLEGRRGSLSVDDEGTPTECTTLIENGILKGYMQDKLNARLMGMAVTGNGRRESYAHLPMPRMTNTYMLAGESDPQEIIASVKKGIYCANLGGGQVDITSGKFVFSTSEAYLIEDGKITAPVKGATLIGNGPEAMSRVSMVGNDLALDSGVGTCGKDGQSVPVGVGQPTLKLDAITVGGTGA, encoded by the coding sequence ATGAGCCAGATGTTATCCACCGTCAGCGAGCAGCTCCTGGCCCCGGGCGGACTCACCCTCGACAGCCTGCAGAGCGTGCTGGGCGAACTGGCCGGCCCTGGCATCGACGCCGCCGACCTGTATTTCCAGGGCCAGATTTCGGAAACCTGGGCGCTGGAGGACGGCATCGTCAAAGAGGGCAGCTTCAACCTTGACCAGGGCGTGGGTGTGCGTGCCCAGTCCGGCGAGAAGACGGGCTTCGCCTACAGCAATGCGATCAACCTCGAGGCGCTGACCTCGGCGGCCCGTGCGGCCCGCTCGATTTCCCGCGCCGGCCAGAACGGCACGGTGCAGGCCTTCCGCAGCCAGGACGTGACGGCGCTTTACGCGCCGGACAACCCGCTGGACGTGCTCAGCCGTGCCGAGAAGGTAGAGCTACTCAAGCGTGTCGATGCTGCCACCCGTGCCCTCGACCCACGTATCCAGCAGGTCAGCGTGAGCATGGCCGGGGTCTGGGAGCGCATCCTGATTGCCGCCGCCGACGGTAGCCTGGCCGCCGATGTGCGCCCGCTGGTGCGTTTCAACGTCAGCGTAATTGTCGAACAGAATGGCCGTCGCGAGCGCGGCGGGCAGGGCGGTGGCGGGCGTACTGATTACCGCTTCTTCACTGAAGAACGCGTCATGGGCTATGCCCGCGAAGCGTTGCGCCAGGCGCTGGTCAACCTCGAAGCTATCCCCGCTCCGGCTGGCACTTTGCCGGTGGTGCTGGGTTCCGGCTGGTCGGGTGTGCTGCTGCACGAAGCGGTGGGCCATGGCCTGGAAGGCGACTTCAACCGCAAGGGCAGCTCGGCGTTCAGTGGCCGGATCGGCCAGAAGGTTGCCTCCAGCCTGTGCACCATCGTCGATGACGGTACCCTTGAAGGGCGACGGGGCTCGTTGAGTGTCGATGACGAAGGTACGCCGACCGAATGCACCACGCTGATCGAGAACGGCATCCTCAAGGGCTACATGCAGGACAAGCTCAATGCGCGCCTGATGGGCATGGCGGTTACCGGCAATGGTCGTCGCGAGTCTTATGCGCACTTGCCGATGCCGCGCATGACCAACACCTACATGCTTGCCGGCGAAAGCGACCCACAAGAAATCATCGCCTCGGTGAAGAAAGGCATCTATTGCGCCAACCTCGGCGGTGGCCAGGTCGATATCACCAGTGGCAAGTTCGTGTTCTCGACCAGCGAAGCCTACTTGATCGAAGACGGCAAGATCACGGCCCCCGTCAAAGGCGCGACCCTGATCGGCAACGGGCCTGAGGCCATGAGCCGGGTGTCGATGGTCGGTAACGACCTGGCGCTGGACAGTGGTGTGGGAACGTGCGGCAAGGATGGGCAATCGGTGCCGGTAGGCGTCGGGCAGCCGACCTTGAAGCTGGACGCGATTACCGTGGGCGGTACTGGCGCTTGA
- the mreD gene encoding rod shape-determining protein MreD has protein sequence MAKSRRNHGWVIWLTFAIGLLLSVSPMPQFLEVFRPMWLAMLVSFWTLNVPSKVGMTTAFVLGLAEDVLYGTLLGQNAFILTLITFLVLSLQQRLRMFPLWQQSLVILVIFGIAQLIQLWLSALTGNRLPTLALVWSAVISALLWPWISFALRDLRRRLHIN, from the coding sequence ATGGCCAAGTCGCGCCGTAATCACGGTTGGGTCATCTGGCTGACGTTCGCCATCGGCCTGCTGCTCAGCGTTTCGCCTATGCCGCAGTTCCTCGAAGTGTTCCGGCCCATGTGGCTGGCAATGCTGGTGTCGTTCTGGACCTTGAACGTGCCGAGCAAGGTGGGCATGACCACCGCCTTCGTCCTGGGGCTGGCCGAGGATGTGCTGTACGGCACCTTGCTGGGGCAGAACGCATTCATCCTGACCCTGATCACGTTCCTTGTGCTGTCGCTACAGCAGCGCCTGCGCATGTTCCCGTTGTGGCAGCAGAGTCTGGTGATCCTGGTGATCTTCGGTATCGCCCAGCTGATCCAGCTGTGGCTCAGCGCGCTCACCGGCAATCGCCTGCCAACCCTGGCGCTGGTCTGGTCAGCCGTGATCAGTGCCTTGCTCTGGCCATGGATCAGTTTCGCCCTGCGCGACCTGCGCCGACGTTTGCATATCAACTGA
- the mreB gene encoding rod shape-determining protein MreB: MFKKLRGMFSSDLSIDLGTANTLIYVRERGIVLNEPSVVAIRTHGNQKSVVAVGTEAKRMLGRTPGNIAAIRPMKDGVIADFSVCEKMLQYFINKVHENSFLQPSPRVLICVPCKSTQVERRAIRESALGAGAREVFLIEEPMAAAIGAGLPVEEARGSMVVDIGGGTTEIALISLNGVVYAESVRVGGDRFDEAIVTYVRRNYGSLIGESTAERIKQEIGTAYPGGEVREVDVRGRNLAEGVPRAFTLNSNEVLEALQESLATIVQAVKSALEQSPPELASDIAERGLVLTGGGALLRDLDKLLAQETGLPVIVAEDPLTCVARGGGRALEMMDKHAMDLLSSE; this comes from the coding sequence ATGTTCAAGAAACTGCGTGGCATGTTTTCCAGCGATCTTTCCATCGACCTGGGGACTGCCAACACCCTTATTTACGTGCGTGAGCGCGGTATCGTCCTGAATGAGCCCTCGGTTGTTGCCATCCGTACCCACGGCAACCAGAAAAGCGTCGTCGCCGTCGGTACCGAAGCCAAGCGCATGCTGGGCCGTACGCCAGGTAACATTGCTGCCATTCGTCCGATGAAGGACGGCGTCATCGCCGACTTCAGCGTTTGTGAAAAAATGTTGCAGTACTTCATCAACAAGGTTCACGAAAACAGCTTCCTGCAGCCCAGCCCTCGCGTGCTGATCTGCGTGCCGTGCAAGTCGACCCAGGTAGAGCGCCGCGCCATTCGCGAGTCGGCCCTGGGCGCTGGTGCACGCGAAGTGTTCCTGATCGAAGAGCCAATGGCCGCTGCCATCGGCGCCGGCCTGCCGGTCGAAGAAGCCCGTGGCTCGATGGTTGTCGATATCGGTGGTGGTACCACCGAAATCGCACTGATCTCGCTGAACGGTGTGGTGTATGCCGAGTCCGTCCGTGTTGGCGGCGACCGCTTCGACGAAGCCATCGTCACCTACGTGCGCCGCAACTACGGCAGCCTGATCGGCGAATCCACCGCCGAGCGTATCAAACAGGAAATCGGCACCGCCTACCCGGGTGGCGAAGTACGTGAAGTCGACGTGCGCGGCCGTAACCTGGCCGAGGGCGTGCCACGCGCCTTCACCCTGAACTCCAACGAAGTCCTGGAAGCCCTGCAGGAATCCCTGGCCACCATCGTCCAGGCGGTCAAGAGCGCCCTGGAACAGTCGCCGCCGGAGCTGGCCTCCGACATCGCCGAGCGCGGCCTCGTGCTGACCGGTGGTGGCGCATTGCTGCGTGACCTCGACAAGTTGCTGGCCCAGGAAACCGGCCTGCCGGTGATCGTCGCCGAAGACCCACTGACCTGCGTCGCCCGTGGCGGCGGTCGCGCCCTGGAGATGATGGACAAGCACGCGATGGACCTGCTCTCCAGCGAGTGA
- a CDS encoding carbon-nitrogen hydrolase family protein produces the protein MKAAVIQMVSQDDVLANLQRAGALLEQAALGGARLAVLPENFAAMGRKDAAAIGRAEALGEGPILPWLKRTARDLRLWIVAGTLPLPPQGQPEAKAHACSLLVDEHGEVVARYDKLHLFDVDVADNRGRYRESDDYAHGAQVVVADTPVGRLGLSVCYDLRFPELYSALRSAGAELVTAPAAFTAVTGAAHWEVLIRARAIETQCYVLAAAQGGTHPGPRETHGHTAIIDPWGRIVAEQAQGEAVLLAERDIDEQASIRARMPVTTHRRFFSQDALRPAHTSE, from the coding sequence ATGAAGGCAGCGGTCATCCAGATGGTCAGCCAGGACGATGTGCTGGCCAACTTGCAACGTGCCGGGGCCTTGCTCGAACAGGCGGCCTTGGGCGGTGCGCGGCTGGCGGTGCTACCGGAGAACTTCGCGGCAATGGGGCGCAAGGATGCCGCCGCCATCGGCCGCGCCGAAGCCCTGGGCGAAGGCCCGATCCTGCCATGGTTGAAACGTACTGCACGCGACCTCAGATTATGGATTGTTGCCGGTACCTTGCCGTTGCCACCGCAAGGCCAGCCTGAAGCCAAGGCGCATGCCTGTTCGCTGCTCGTCGACGAACACGGCGAAGTGGTAGCGCGCTACGACAAGCTGCATCTGTTCGACGTGGATGTGGCCGACAACCGTGGCCGCTACCGCGAGTCCGATGACTATGCCCATGGTGCCCAGGTGGTGGTGGCCGATACGCCCGTGGGGCGCCTGGGGCTCAGCGTGTGTTACGACCTGCGCTTCCCCGAGCTGTACAGCGCCTTGCGCAGCGCAGGCGCTGAACTGGTCACGGCACCGGCCGCCTTTACTGCGGTCACAGGAGCAGCGCATTGGGAAGTGCTGATCCGTGCCCGGGCCATCGAGACCCAGTGCTACGTACTGGCAGCGGCTCAGGGCGGAACACATCCAGGCCCGCGGGAAACCCACGGGCATACGGCGATCATCGACCCCTGGGGGCGGATCGTCGCTGAACAGGCGCAAGGCGAAGCAGTATTGCTCGCCGAGCGCGACATTGATGAACAGGCGTCCATCCGGGCGCGCATGCCGGTCACCACGCACCGGCGCTTTTTCTCGCAGGACGCCTTGCGGCCTGCGCACACCTCGGAGTGA
- the mreC gene encoding rod shape-determining protein MreC codes for MGVRLLVLVVLSVALMVVDARFDVLKPVRSQMGLVLMESYWITDLPQRMWQGVAGQFGSRTELIAENEKLKTEALLLQGRLQKLAALTEQNVRLRELLNSSALVNEKVEVAELIGVDPNPFTHRILINKGERDGVFLGQPVLDARGLMGQVVELMPYTSRVLLLTDTTHSIPVQVNRNGLRAIASGTGNPERLELRHVADTADIKEGDLLVSSGMGQRFPAGYPVATVNEVIHDSGQPFAIVRAIPTAALNRSRYMLLVFSDRRTPEQRATDAAIAQEEADRKGTGQPAANAEHPAVAPTPAQPAAPAAAGQAPAAPAATPASPAAAPAAPAHSRRQ; via the coding sequence CTGGGCGTTCGCCTGCTGGTATTGGTGGTGCTGTCGGTCGCGTTGATGGTTGTCGACGCGCGTTTCGACGTGCTCAAGCCGGTGCGCAGCCAGATGGGCCTGGTGCTCATGGAATCGTACTGGATCACCGACCTGCCGCAGCGCATGTGGCAAGGCGTGGCCGGCCAGTTCGGCAGCCGCACCGAGCTGATCGCCGAAAACGAAAAACTCAAGACCGAAGCCTTGCTGTTGCAGGGGCGCCTGCAGAAGCTGGCGGCCCTGACCGAGCAGAACGTGCGTCTGCGCGAGCTGCTCAATTCCTCGGCGCTGGTCAACGAAAAGGTCGAGGTAGCGGAACTGATCGGTGTTGACCCCAACCCTTTCACCCATCGCATCCTGATCAACAAGGGCGAGCGTGATGGCGTGTTCCTCGGCCAGCCGGTGCTCGATGCCCGCGGCCTGATGGGCCAGGTGGTCGAGCTGATGCCGTATACCTCGCGCGTTCTGCTGCTGACCGACACGACCCACAGCATTCCGGTGCAGGTCAACCGCAATGGCCTGCGCGCCATCGCCAGCGGCACCGGCAACCCGGAGCGCCTTGAGCTGCGCCACGTCGCCGACACCGCCGACATCAAGGAAGGCGACCTGCTGGTGAGTTCCGGAATGGGCCAACGCTTCCCTGCCGGTTACCCGGTGGCCACGGTCAATGAAGTGATCCACGATTCTGGCCAGCCGTTCGCTATCGTCCGCGCCATTCCTACTGCTGCGCTCAACCGCAGCCGCTACATGCTGCTGGTGTTCAGTGACCGCCGTACTCCGGAACAGCGCGCCACCGACGCAGCGATTGCCCAGGAAGAAGCCGATCGCAAAGGTACTGGCCAACCCGCCGCCAATGCCGAGCACCCGGCAGTTGCCCCGACTCCGGCGCAGCCGGCTGCTCCGGCAGCTGCGGGTCAGGCACCTGCGGCCCCGGCTGCAACGCCTGCCAGCCCGGCCGCCGCGCCTGCGGCACCCGCCCATTCACGGAGGCAATGA
- the rng gene encoding ribonuclease G produces the protein MSEEILINITPMESRVAVVENGVLQEVHVERTQRRGIVGNIYKGKVVRVLPGMQAAFVDIGLERAAFIHASEISQREGSAVENITALVHEGQALVVQVTKDPIGTKGARLTTQLSIPSRYLVYMPRSSHVGISLKIEDEAERERLKQVVSDCMDSENIKDAGGFILRTAAEGARAEEILQDIRYLRRLWEQIGSQIKTCGAPTVIYEDLGLALRTLRDLVNPKIEKIRIDSRETFQKTTQFVAELMPEIADRLEHYPGERPIFDLYGVEDEIQRALERKVPLKSGGYLVVDPAEAMTTIDVNTGAFVGHRNLEETIFKTNLEAATAIARQLRLRNIGGIIIIDFIDMEDEEHQRQVLRTLEKQLERDHAKTNIIGITELGLVQMTRKRTRESLEQVLCEPCVACQGRGKLKTPETICYEIFREILREARAYQAEGYRVLANQKVVDRLLDEESGNVAELETFIGRTIRFQVESMYSQEQYDVVLL, from the coding sequence ATGAGTGAAGAGATCCTGATCAACATCACGCCGATGGAATCGCGTGTGGCGGTGGTGGAAAACGGGGTGCTGCAGGAAGTGCATGTCGAGCGCACCCAGCGTCGCGGCATCGTCGGCAATATCTACAAGGGCAAGGTGGTGCGAGTGCTGCCGGGCATGCAAGCGGCGTTCGTCGACATCGGCCTGGAGCGCGCGGCGTTCATCCATGCGTCGGAAATCTCCCAGCGCGAAGGCTCGGCGGTGGAGAACATCACCGCACTGGTGCATGAGGGCCAGGCCTTGGTGGTGCAGGTGACCAAGGACCCGATCGGTACCAAGGGCGCACGCCTGACCACGCAGCTGTCGATACCCTCCCGTTACCTGGTGTACATGCCACGCAGCAGCCATGTCGGCATCTCGCTGAAGATCGAAGACGAAGCCGAACGCGAACGCCTCAAGCAGGTGGTCAGCGACTGCATGGACAGCGAGAACATCAAGGACGCCGGCGGCTTCATCCTGCGCACAGCTGCCGAGGGCGCGCGGGCCGAGGAAATCCTCCAGGACATCCGCTACCTGCGCCGCCTGTGGGAACAGATCGGCAGCCAGATCAAGACCTGCGGCGCGCCGACGGTGATTTATGAAGACCTCGGCCTGGCCCTGCGCACGCTGCGCGACCTGGTCAACCCGAAGATCGAGAAGATTCGCATCGACTCGCGGGAAACCTTCCAGAAAACCACGCAGTTCGTCGCCGAACTGATGCCCGAAATCGCCGATCGCCTGGAGCACTACCCTGGGGAGAGGCCAATTTTCGATCTGTATGGGGTCGAGGACGAGATCCAGCGCGCCCTGGAGCGCAAGGTACCGCTCAAGTCCGGTGGCTACCTGGTGGTCGACCCGGCCGAGGCGATGACCACCATCGACGTCAACACGGGGGCATTTGTCGGCCACCGCAACCTCGAAGAAACCATCTTCAAGACCAACCTCGAAGCCGCCACGGCAATCGCCCGGCAGCTGCGCCTGCGCAATATCGGCGGGATCATCATCATCGACTTCATCGACATGGAAGACGAAGAACACCAGCGCCAGGTGCTGCGGACCCTGGAAAAACAGCTGGAACGCGATCACGCCAAGACCAACATCATCGGCATCACCGAGCTGGGCCTGGTGCAGATGACTCGCAAACGCACCCGCGAAAGCCTTGAGCAGGTGCTGTGCGAGCCCTGCGTCGCCTGCCAGGGCCGCGGCAAGCTGAAAACCCCGGAAACCATCTGTTACGAGATCTTCCGCGAAATCCTCCGCGAGGCCCGCGCCTACCAGGCTGAAGGTTACCGTGTGCTGGCCAACCAGAAAGTGGTCGACCGCCTGCTGGACGAGGAGTCTGGCAACGTTGCCGAACTGGAGACCTTCATTGGACGAACCATTCGCTTCCAGGTCGAGTCGATGTATTCGCAGGAACAATATGATGTGGTGCTGCTCTGA
- a CDS encoding YhdP family protein, with translation MAMGRLNRVLVALTRWGLGICALLAVLVALYVSLGRELVPLVAEYRADVESKAEQALGLPVHVGALEGRWSGLAPVLRVRDLQLGEGASALRLDEVKVVPDLWASLTAREVRLARIELGGLQLILREDEQGGWALEGLPKKDDAPLDPAEVLQRLRQLGRIDVLDSQVTLQPWQRDPLTLTYVSVGLQAGASRQALDLHATLPDGQPLAVNLRSRATAKEWRDGEVEAYLSLPQSDWARWLPPRVLGQWRAEALKAGGEFWVDWRKGQLQQAVVRLNAPQLRGAYAERKAVALDNLALAAWFQRRDEGFDVVVDSLAASIGKTRWESHLQVKQRLGDDPAGETWQVQADRLDLTPLTPLINALAPLPDKLMTVVDALKVTGALRNVRVEARPKAEGDQRLQFAANLEKVGFDAYHGAPAAGNVSGSISGDLGHGELRLDTDAFMLHLYPIFAKPWHYQKANARLTWALDQHGFTLIAPYLKVLGEEGKIAGDFLIRLLFDEGAESYMDLRVGLTEGDGRYTAKYLPEVLSPALDEWLRSAIVKGNVDQGYFQYQGSLNHGATPEARSISLFFKVHDAALDFQPGWPQVQQVDGDVLIEDSGVRIKARKGLLLDTKVSDVSVNIPHVDNGQHSHLYLDGDFDGSLGDGLKILKEAPIGTGEIFAGWDGEGPLKGKIKLDVPLAHGERPKVLVDFATADARLKVAPPSLDLTRLKGDFSFDLDKGLSGKNISLQVFGKPATAQISAEGQPGQMQTRINASGQASLKSLTDWLQFKQTLPAAGDIPYQLQVNLGSRDNSLNVSSTLKGLSIDLPAPFGKATGETRDSRFSMNLQGPERRFDASYADLARFAYAAPADKLGQGRGELLLGPGQAQLPAGQGLRVKGRLESLDLAPWQEQAARFAGDDPGGNARQNLQSVDLSIGQLKAFGMALNQAVVRLVRGGSAWDLRLDSKEVIGNARVPDAKTAPMTVRLQTLRLPPADPAEAQSGEGPDPLASFDPRKVPALDLSIDKLYRGDDLFGSAALKLRPTARGVAAQDIDLDFKGLHVDGSGGWEGETGATSSWYKGRLDGKNLADVLKAWGFAPTVTSRDFRLDVDGRWPGSPAWVGLKRFSGSMDAALRSGQFVEVEGGAQALRVFGLLNFNSIGRRLRLDFSDLFDKGLAYDRVKGLLVASNGVYVTREPITVTGPSSNFELDGTLDLVRDRVAANLQVTLPVTNNLPLAALIVGAPAVGGALFLVDRLIGDRVSRFASVHYRVEGPVKEPKITFVKPFDK, from the coding sequence ATGGCCATGGGACGTCTGAACCGCGTTCTTGTTGCCTTGACCCGCTGGGGGCTGGGCATCTGCGCCTTGCTCGCTGTGCTGGTGGCGTTGTATGTCAGCCTTGGCCGCGAGCTGGTGCCGCTGGTGGCCGAATACCGTGCCGACGTCGAAAGCAAAGCTGAACAGGCATTGGGCCTGCCCGTGCATGTGGGGGCCCTGGAAGGACGTTGGAGTGGCCTGGCGCCGGTATTGCGCGTACGCGACCTGCAACTGGGTGAAGGTGCATCGGCCTTGCGCCTGGATGAGGTCAAGGTGGTGCCCGACCTCTGGGCCAGCCTGACCGCCCGTGAAGTGCGCCTGGCGCGCATCGAACTCGGCGGCCTGCAGCTGATTTTGCGGGAAGACGAGCAGGGTGGCTGGGCCCTCGAAGGGCTGCCGAAAAAGGACGACGCGCCGCTGGACCCCGCCGAAGTGTTGCAGCGTCTGCGCCAATTGGGCCGCATTGATGTGCTCGACAGTCAGGTTACCCTGCAGCCTTGGCAGCGTGACCCGCTGACCCTCACCTATGTCAGCGTCGGTTTGCAGGCGGGCGCATCGCGTCAGGCCCTGGACCTGCATGCGACCTTGCCCGACGGCCAGCCGCTGGCGGTCAACCTGCGCAGCCGGGCAACCGCCAAGGAGTGGCGCGACGGTGAAGTCGAGGCCTATCTGAGCCTGCCACAAAGCGACTGGGCGCGGTGGTTGCCGCCTCGTGTTCTGGGCCAGTGGCGCGCTGAAGCGCTGAAGGCCGGTGGTGAATTCTGGGTCGACTGGCGCAAGGGCCAGTTGCAGCAGGCGGTAGTCCGCCTCAATGCCCCACAATTGCGAGGTGCCTACGCTGAGCGCAAGGCTGTGGCATTGGACAATCTCGCCCTGGCTGCCTGGTTCCAGCGCCGTGACGAGGGCTTCGATGTGGTGGTGGATTCACTCGCCGCGAGCATCGGCAAGACTCGCTGGGAATCGCACCTGCAAGTGAAGCAGCGCCTGGGTGATGACCCGGCGGGCGAAACCTGGCAAGTGCAGGCCGACCGCCTTGACCTCACCCCCTTGACCCCATTGATCAACGCATTGGCCCCCTTGCCGGACAAGCTCATGACCGTGGTCGATGCGCTGAAGGTCACCGGGGCACTGCGCAACGTTCGTGTGGAAGCACGGCCTAAAGCCGAGGGCGACCAGCGACTGCAGTTCGCCGCCAACCTGGAGAAAGTCGGTTTCGATGCCTATCACGGCGCACCGGCAGCCGGTAATGTCAGCGGCAGTATCAGCGGCGACCTTGGGCATGGCGAATTGCGCCTGGATACCGACGCGTTCATGCTGCATCTGTATCCGATCTTCGCCAAACCCTGGCATTACCAGAAGGCCAATGCGCGGCTGACCTGGGCGCTCGACCAACACGGCTTCACCCTCATCGCACCCTACCTGAAGGTGCTGGGCGAAGAAGGCAAGATTGCTGGCGATTTCCTGATTCGCCTGCTGTTCGACGAAGGCGCAGAAAGCTACATGGACCTTCGCGTCGGCCTGACCGAAGGCGATGGCCGCTACACCGCCAAGTACCTGCCCGAAGTGCTGAGCCCGGCACTCGACGAATGGCTGCGCAGCGCTATCGTCAAAGGCAACGTTGACCAGGGCTATTTCCAGTACCAGGGTTCGTTGAACCATGGCGCCACGCCGGAAGCTCGCAGCATCAGCCTGTTCTTCAAGGTTCACGATGCCGCGCTGGACTTCCAGCCGGGCTGGCCGCAGGTGCAGCAGGTGGATGGCGATGTACTGATCGAGGACAGCGGCGTGCGCATCAAGGCCCGCAAGGGCCTGCTGCTCGACACCAAGGTCAGCGACGTCAGTGTGAACATTCCCCATGTCGACAACGGCCAGCACAGTCACCTGTACCTGGACGGTGATTTCGACGGCAGCCTTGGCGATGGTCTGAAGATCCTCAAGGAAGCACCGATTGGCACTGGCGAGATCTTCGCTGGCTGGGACGGCGAGGGGCCCCTCAAGGGCAAGATCAAGCTCGACGTTCCCCTGGCCCACGGCGAGCGGCCAAAGGTGCTGGTGGACTTCGCCACTGCCGATGCACGCCTGAAGGTAGCTCCGCCTAGCCTGGACCTGACGCGCCTGAAGGGCGACTTCAGCTTCGACCTCGACAAGGGGCTGAGCGGCAAGAACATCAGCCTGCAGGTATTCGGCAAACCGGCCACTGCGCAGATCAGCGCCGAGGGCCAGCCGGGGCAGATGCAGACGCGCATCAATGCCAGCGGCCAGGCTTCGCTGAAGTCCCTTACCGACTGGCTGCAGTTCAAGCAGACCTTGCCCGCCGCCGGCGATATCCCGTACCAGTTGCAGGTCAATCTGGGCAGCCGTGACAACAGCTTGAATGTCAGCTCTACGCTCAAGGGGCTGTCTATCGACCTGCCGGCGCCATTCGGCAAGGCGACAGGGGAAACCCGTGACAGCCGTTTCAGCATGAACCTGCAAGGGCCTGAGCGGCGTTTTGATGCGTCTTACGCTGATTTGGCCCGCTTCGCCTACGCCGCACCGGCTGACAAGCTGGGCCAGGGCCGCGGCGAATTGCTGCTCGGCCCTGGCCAGGCGCAATTGCCAGCGGGCCAGGGGCTGCGGGTGAAAGGGCGGCTGGAAAGCCTGGACCTGGCCCCTTGGCAGGAGCAGGCCGCACGTTTTGCCGGTGACGACCCCGGTGGCAATGCCCGGCAGAACCTGCAGAGTGTCGACCTGAGCATCGGCCAGCTGAAAGCCTTCGGCATGGCCCTGAACCAGGCTGTGGTGCGCCTGGTTCGTGGTGGCTCGGCCTGGGATCTGCGCCTGGACAGCAAGGAAGTCATCGGCAACGCGCGTGTTCCAGATGCCAAGACTGCGCCGATGACGGTGCGCCTGCAGACCTTGCGCCTGCCACCTGCCGACCCGGCTGAAGCACAGTCGGGAGAGGGCCCCGACCCGCTGGCCTCGTTCGACCCGCGCAAGGTGCCGGCCCTGGACCTGAGCATCGACAAGCTGTACCGCGGCGACGACCTGTTCGGCAGTGCCGCGCTGAAACTGCGCCCGACTGCTCGGGGTGTGGCAGCACAGGACATCGACCTCGATTTCAAAGGCCTGCATGTCGATGGCAGTGGCGGTTGGGAAGGCGAAACCGGGGCTACCAGCAGCTGGTACAAAGGCCGGCTCGATGGCAAGAACCTCGCCGATGTGCTCAAGGCCTGGGGCTTCGCCCCGACCGTGACCAGTCGCGATTTCCGCTTGGATGTCGACGGCCGTTGGCCTGGTTCGCCGGCCTGGGTCGGTCTCAAGCGCTTCTCTGGCAGCATGGATGCTGCCTTGCGCAGCGGCCAGTTCGTCGAAGTGGAAGGTGGCGCCCAGGCCTTGCGAGTGTTCGGCCTGCTCAATTTCAACTCGATTGGCCGGCGCCTGCGCCTGGACTTCTCCGACCTGTTCGACAAGGGCCTGGCCTACGACCGGGTCAAGGGCCTGCTGGTGGCCAGCAATGGCGTATACGTGACCCGCGAGCCGATCACCGTGACCGGGCCGTCGAGCAACTTCGAACTCGACGGCACCCTGGACCTGGTGCGCGATCGGGTCGCTGCCAACCTCCAGGTGACCCTGCCGGTCACCAACAATCTGCCACTGGCTGCGCTGATCGTCGGTGCGCCAGCGGTCGGTGGTGCGCTGTTCCTGGTCGACCGGTTGATCGGTGACCGGGTGTCGCGTTTCGCCAGCGTGCACTATCGCGTCGAGGGCCCGGTGAAAGAGCCTAAAATCACCTTTGTGAAACCGTTCGATAAATAA
- a CDS encoding Maf family protein yields MKPLYLASGSPRRRELLAQIGVPFTVVSAPIDETPLVGESAEAYVERLARAKAEAGLATLQGPAVALGADTAVVLDGRILGKPENREHALAMLADLAGRAHQVLTAVALSDGQRCESLCVSSTVCFRPVDAAEAERYWASGEPVDKAGGYAIQGLGAVFVTGLEGSYSAVVGLPLCETAELLARFGIACWQVPALLPEVTNQR; encoded by the coding sequence ATGAAACCCCTCTACCTCGCCTCCGGCTCGCCACGCCGGCGTGAACTGCTCGCCCAGATCGGCGTGCCGTTCACGGTTGTCAGTGCGCCCATCGATGAAACCCCGCTAGTGGGCGAAAGCGCCGAAGCCTACGTCGAGCGCCTGGCCCGGGCCAAGGCCGAAGCCGGCCTGGCCACGCTTCAAGGCCCTGCCGTGGCGCTTGGCGCCGATACGGCGGTGGTGCTCGATGGTCGTATTCTCGGCAAGCCAGAAAACCGTGAACATGCACTGGCCATGCTGGCTGACCTGGCCGGCCGCGCGCACCAGGTGCTGACGGCCGTGGCTTTGAGCGATGGCCAGCGTTGCGAAAGCCTGTGCGTCAGCAGCACTGTGTGTTTTCGTCCTGTCGATGCCGCAGAAGCCGAGCGCTATTGGGCCAGTGGCGAACCGGTGGACAAGGCGGGCGGCTACGCCATTCAGGGCCTGGGTGCGGTGTTCGTCACCGGGCTCGAAGGCAGTTATTCGGCGGTGGTCGGCCTGCCGTTGTGCGAAACGGCCGAATTGCTCGCCCGGTTCGGTATCGCCTGCTGGCAGGTACCGGCACTTTTGCCTGAGGTAACAAACCAGCGGTAG